A region from the Janthinobacterium agaricidamnosum genome encodes:
- a CDS encoding ABC transporter substrate-binding protein codes for MKLTRRTLLASAMLLAASATTFATSSAFAAKPLVMGFSQVGAESEWRTANTVSIKEAAKKDGVTLKFADAQQKQENQVKALRSFIAQKVDVIAFSPVVESGWDTVLREAKAAKIPVILTDRAVNVADKSLYVTFIGSDFVEEGRRAGQWLLDYAKKTPDAQLNIVELQGTVGSAPAIDRKEGFQEVIGKNPKLKIIRSQTGDFTRAKGKEVMEAFLKAEGKKINVLYAHNDDMAIGAIQAIEEAGMKPGKDIIIISIDGVKGAFEAMIAGKLNVTVECSPLLGPQLMSIARDVVAGKPVPARITTVEGVFPAEVAAKEFPNRKY; via the coding sequence ATGAAATTGACACGCCGCACACTCCTCGCCAGCGCCATGCTGCTGGCCGCTTCCGCCACCACCTTCGCTACCTCGTCCGCGTTTGCCGCCAAGCCCCTCGTCATGGGCTTTTCGCAGGTAGGCGCCGAGAGCGAGTGGCGCACCGCCAATACCGTCTCCATCAAGGAGGCGGCCAAGAAAGATGGCGTCACTCTGAAATTTGCCGATGCGCAGCAAAAACAGGAAAACCAGGTCAAGGCCCTGCGCTCGTTCATCGCGCAAAAGGTCGACGTGATCGCCTTCTCGCCGGTCGTGGAATCGGGCTGGGATACGGTGTTGCGCGAAGCCAAGGCTGCCAAGATTCCCGTCATCCTGACCGACCGCGCTGTCAACGTGGCCGATAAATCGCTGTACGTGACCTTCATCGGTTCCGACTTCGTGGAAGAGGGCCGCCGCGCCGGTCAATGGCTGCTGGACTATGCCAAGAAAACCCCGGACGCGCAACTGAACATCGTCGAACTGCAGGGCACGGTCGGTTCCGCGCCGGCCATCGATCGCAAGGAAGGCTTCCAGGAAGTCATCGGCAAGAATCCCAAGCTGAAGATCATCCGTTCGCAAACGGGCGACTTTACGCGTGCCAAGGGCAAGGAAGTGATGGAAGCGTTCCTCAAGGCCGAAGGCAAGAAGATCAACGTGCTCTACGCGCACAATGACGACATGGCCATCGGCGCCATCCAGGCCATCGAAGAAGCGGGCATGAAACCGGGCAAGGACATCATCATTATCTCGATCGATGGCGTCAAAGGCGCGTTCGAGGCCATGATCGCCGGCAAACTGAACGTCACCGTCGAATGCAGCCCGCTGCTGGGCCCGCAACTGATGTCCATCGCCCGCGATGTGGTGGCCGGTAAACCCGTGCCAGCGCGCATCACGACGGTGGAAGGCGTGTTCCCTGCCGAGGTGGCCGCCAAGGAATTTCCGAACCGTAAGTACTAA
- a CDS encoding arabinan endo-1,5-alpha-L-arabinosidase has protein sequence MQFSTMMALAAMLAFSPVQAAQVSVHDPVMAKEGDTYYLYSTGPGITFYSSKNMRDWQPEGRVFAGQPTWAKTAAPSFDDHIWAPDVQFHDGKYYLYYSVSGFGKNTSGIGVTVNTTLNPRSSDYRWVDQGMLLQSVPERDEWNAIDSNIVTDAKGTPWMAFGSFWNGIKLVKLNADWKTIAEPQEWHSLARRVPLPPRAGEFKPAPEEIEAPFIFQRGNEYFLFVSWGLCCQKEKSTYHLAVGRAKSVTGPYLDKDGRDMAQGGGTVVLKGDKDWQGLGHNSAYTFDGKDYLVLHAYETADNYLQKLKILPMTWDKDGWPQVDPRDLNRYQSRELPAAKR, from the coding sequence ATGCAATTTTCGACAATGATGGCCTTGGCGGCCATGCTTGCCTTCAGCCCCGTCCAGGCGGCCCAGGTCAGCGTGCACGACCCCGTGATGGCCAAGGAAGGCGACACGTATTATTTGTACAGCACGGGTCCCGGCATCACCTTCTACAGCTCGAAGAATATGCGCGACTGGCAGCCGGAAGGGCGCGTCTTCGCGGGCCAGCCGACCTGGGCCAAGACGGCCGCACCGTCGTTTGACGATCATATCTGGGCGCCCGACGTGCAATTCCATGACGGCAAATATTACCTGTACTACTCGGTGTCCGGCTTCGGCAAGAACACCTCCGGCATCGGCGTGACCGTCAATACCACCCTGAATCCCCGCTCGTCCGATTACCGCTGGGTCGACCAGGGCATGCTGCTGCAATCGGTGCCCGAGCGCGACGAGTGGAACGCCATCGATTCGAACATCGTCACCGATGCCAAGGGCACGCCGTGGATGGCCTTCGGCTCGTTCTGGAACGGCATCAAGCTGGTGAAACTCAACGCGGACTGGAAAACCATTGCGGAACCGCAAGAGTGGCATTCGCTGGCGCGCCGCGTACCGCTGCCGCCACGGGCGGGCGAATTCAAGCCCGCGCCCGAGGAAATCGAGGCGCCGTTCATCTTTCAGCGCGGCAATGAATACTTCCTGTTCGTCTCCTGGGGCTTGTGCTGCCAGAAGGAAAAAAGCACGTATCACCTGGCCGTGGGCCGTGCCAAGAGCGTGACGGGGCCGTATCTGGACAAGGATGGCCGCGACATGGCGCAGGGCGGCGGCACGGTGGTATTGAAAGGCGACAAGGATTGGCAGGGACTGGGCCACAACAGCGCCTACACGTTTGACGGCAAGGATTACCTGGTGCTGCACGCCTACGAAACGGCGGACAACTATTTGCAGAAGCTCAAGATATTGCCCATGACGTGGGACAAGGACGGCTGGCCGCAGGTGGACCCGCGCGACTTGAACCGCTACCAGAGCCGCGAATTGCCGGCCGCCAAACGGTAA
- a CDS encoding alpha-N-arabinofuranosidase → MKFIHTSIVALSLAMAVGSAFAAPVNVTIDVARPGSVINKNIYGQFAEHLGTGIYEGMWVGPESSIPNTKGWRNDVLGALKQLHVPLVRWPGGCFADEYHWKDGIGARAQRPTKVNTNWGGVEESNAVGTHEFFDLAELLGAQTYINGNLGSGTPQEMSEWLEYMTSDSKSTLAELRRKNGRAQPYKVDYFGIGNEAWGCGGNMRPQYYADLYKHYHTFMKTPESARPKFIASGGNDDDISWSSTLSREIKPNMMDAISFHYYTVPTGVWEKKGAATGFGENEWISTLSRTLRIDSLIKNNLAAIDKNDPSKKTGLYVDEWGTWYDVEPGTNTGFLFQQNSLRDALVAALNFNIFHAHADRVRMTNIAQMVNVLQAMIITDKDKYFLTPTYHAFEMYVPFQDATSLPVAISGNGKYSLGKVSIPEVSASAARGKDGKVYLSLVNTNPHKAVDVSVALAGKPAAKVTGRVLTAGKMDAVNSFAQPQAVQPVAFNAQAQGGKLTVSVPAKAVVVVAVE, encoded by the coding sequence ATGAAATTCATCCATACCAGCATCGTGGCCCTCAGCCTGGCCATGGCCGTCGGCAGCGCTTTTGCCGCGCCCGTCAATGTCACCATCGACGTGGCCAGGCCCGGTTCCGTGATCAACAAGAACATCTACGGCCAGTTCGCCGAACATCTGGGCACCGGCATCTACGAAGGCATGTGGGTGGGGCCGGAGTCCAGCATTCCGAACACCAAGGGCTGGCGCAATGACGTGCTGGGTGCGCTGAAACAGTTGCACGTGCCGCTGGTGCGCTGGCCGGGCGGCTGCTTTGCCGATGAATACCACTGGAAGGATGGCATCGGCGCGCGCGCCCAGCGCCCGACCAAGGTCAACACCAACTGGGGCGGCGTGGAAGAGTCGAACGCCGTCGGCACGCATGAATTCTTCGACCTGGCCGAGTTGCTGGGCGCGCAGACCTATATCAACGGCAACCTCGGTTCCGGCACGCCGCAGGAAATGTCCGAATGGCTCGAATACATGACGTCGGACAGCAAATCGACCCTGGCCGAGTTGCGCCGCAAGAATGGCCGCGCGCAGCCGTACAAGGTCGATTACTTTGGCATCGGCAATGAAGCGTGGGGTTGCGGCGGCAACATGCGCCCGCAGTACTATGCCGACCTGTACAAGCACTATCACACCTTCATGAAGACGCCGGAAAGCGCGCGCCCGAAATTCATCGCCAGCGGCGGCAATGACGACGACATCAGCTGGTCCAGCACCCTGAGCCGCGAGATCAAGCCGAACATGATGGATGCCATCAGTTTCCACTACTACACGGTGCCGACCGGTGTGTGGGAAAAGAAGGGCGCGGCCACGGGCTTTGGCGAAAATGAGTGGATTTCCACCCTGAGCCGTACCCTGCGCATCGATAGCTTGATCAAGAACAATCTCGCCGCCATCGACAAGAACGACCCGTCGAAAAAGACGGGCCTGTACGTCGATGAATGGGGCACCTGGTACGACGTGGAGCCGGGCACCAACACGGGTTTCCTGTTCCAGCAAAACAGCTTGCGCGATGCGCTCGTCGCCGCCCTGAACTTCAATATCTTCCATGCCCACGCGGACAGGGTGCGCATGACGAATATCGCGCAAATGGTCAACGTGCTGCAGGCCATGATCATCACGGACAAGGACAAATATTTCCTCACGCCTACGTATCACGCGTTTGAAATGTACGTGCCGTTTCAAGATGCCACGTCCTTGCCGGTTGCCATTAGCGGCAATGGCAAGTACAGTCTGGGCAAGGTCAGCATTCCCGAAGTGAGCGCCTCGGCCGCGCGCGGCAAGGATGGCAAGGTGTACTTGTCGCTGGTCAACACGAACCCGCACAAGGCCGTCGACGTCAGCGTGGCCCTGGCCGGCAAGCCGGCGGCCAAGGTCACGGGCCGCGTGCTGACCGCCGGCAAGATGGATGCCGTCAACAGCTTTGCGCAGCCGCAAGCCGTGCAGCCGGTGGCGTTCAATGCCCAGGCGCAGGGCGGCAAGCTGACCGTGTCGGTGCCCGCCAAGGCGGTGGTGGTGGTGGCGGTCGAGTAA
- a CDS encoding SDR family NAD(P)-dependent oxidoreductase has protein sequence MKQLAKYGSLQGKRVFITGGGSGIGESLVAEFAAQGALVAFVDIAVEASEALCRRLAEAGLTAPLFRHCDITDIASLQAVMAELAQKLGDFDILVNNAANDQRHQAQDVTLEYWNERIAINQRPMFFTCQAVFEGMKRRGGGSIINVSSISWHMKSGGYPVYATTKAAVVGLTRGLARDYGAHNIRVNTVTPGWVMTQRQIDLWVDDAAEAEIKKSQCLPNKLMPQDIAAMVLFLASDDGAMCSSQEFIVDAGWV, from the coding sequence ATGAAGCAATTGGCGAAATATGGCAGCTTGCAGGGCAAGCGCGTGTTCATCACGGGCGGCGGCAGCGGCATCGGCGAATCCCTGGTGGCGGAGTTTGCCGCCCAGGGCGCGCTGGTGGCGTTTGTCGACATCGCCGTGGAAGCGAGCGAGGCCCTGTGCCGCCGCCTGGCTGAAGCGGGCCTGACGGCGCCACTGTTCCGCCATTGCGACATCACGGATATTGCTTCCCTGCAAGCCGTCATGGCGGAACTGGCGCAGAAGCTGGGCGACTTCGATATCCTCGTCAACAATGCCGCCAACGACCAGCGCCACCAGGCGCAGGACGTCACCCTGGAATACTGGAACGAGCGCATTGCGATCAATCAACGTCCCATGTTCTTCACCTGCCAGGCCGTGTTCGAGGGCATGAAGCGCAGGGGCGGCGGCTCCATCATCAACGTCAGCTCGATTTCCTGGCACATGAAGTCGGGCGGCTATCCTGTGTACGCCACCACCAAGGCTGCCGTTGTGGGCCTCACGCGGGGCCTGGCGCGCGATTACGGCGCTCACAATATCCGCGTCAACACGGTCACGCCCGGCTGGGTCATGACGCAGCGCCAGATCGACCTGTGGGTCGACGACGCGGCCGAAGCGGAAATCAAGAAAAGCCAGTGCTTGCCCAATAAACTGATGCCACAGGACATCGCCGCCATGGTGTTGTTCCTTGCATCGGACGACGGCGCGATGTGCTCCAGTCAAGAATTCATCGTCGACGCCGGCTGGGTCTGA